Proteins found in one Phocoena sinus isolate mPhoSin1 chromosome 19, mPhoSin1.pri, whole genome shotgun sequence genomic segment:
- the EXOSC6 gene encoding exosome complex component MTR3: MPGDNRRIRGPGESQPPQLYATDEDEVPAARDPTRLRPVYARAGLLSQAKGSAYLEAGGTKVLCAVSGPRQVEGGERGGGPAGAGGETPAALRGRLLCDFRRAPFSGRRRRAPPGGSEERELALALQEALEPAVRLGRYPRAQLEVSALLLEDGGSALAAALTAAAIALADAGIEMYDLVVGCGLSRAPGPEPTWLLDPTLLEEERAAAGLTVALMPVLNQVAGLLGSGEGGPTESWAEAVRLGLEGCQRLYPVLQQCLVRAARRRGAATPP, from the coding sequence ATGCCTGGGGACAACCGCCGCATCCGCGGGCCCGGGGAGTCGCAGCCGCCGCAGTTGTACGCGACCGACGAGGACGAGGTGCCGGCCGCTCGCGACCCGACGCGGCTCCGGCCTGTGTACGCGCGCGCCGGGCTGTTGAGCCAGGCCAAGGGCTCGGCCTACCTGGAGGCGGGAGGCACCAAGGTGCTGTGCGCAGTGTCCGGCCCACGCCAGGTAGAGGGCGGTGAGCGCGGTGGCGGCCCGGCCGGAGCGGGCGGCGAGACCCCGGCCGCGCTGCGGGGCCGCCTGCTCTGCGACTTCCGCCGCGCGCCCTTCTCGGGCCGCCGGCGCCGCGCTCCCCCGGGTGGCAGCGAGGAGCGTGAGCTGGCGCTGGCGCTGCAGGAGGCGCTCGAGCCGGCCGTGCGCCTGGGCCGCTACCCGCGCGCGCAGCTCGAGGTGTCGGCGCTGCTGCTCGAGGACGGCGGCTCGGCACTGGCCGCCGCGCTCACGGCTGCCGCGATCGCCCTGGCCGACGCGGGCATCGAGATGTACGACCTGGTGGTGGGCTGCGGCTTAAGCCGCGCGCCGGGGCCCGAGCCCACCTGGCTGCTGGACCCCACGCTGCTAGAGGAGGAACGCGCCGCCGCCGGCCTCACCGTGGCGCTTATGCCGGTGCTCAACCAGGTGGCCGGGCTGCTGGGCAGCGGGGAGGGCGGCCCGACCGAGAGCTGGGCGGAGGCCGTGCGCCTGGGTCTCGAGGGCTGCCAGCGCCTCTACCCCGTTTTGCAGCAGTGCTTAGTACGGGCCGCCCGCCGGAGGGGCGCCGCCACGCCGCCCTGA